The following proteins are co-located in the Pseudomonas fluorescens genome:
- a CDS encoding ATP phosphoribosyltransferase regulatory subunit, translating into MATVDRWLLPDGIEEVLPPEAARIEVARRQVLDLFQSWGYEFVVTPHIEYLESLLTGAGQDLDLRTFKVIDPQSGRQMGFRADITPQVARIDAHTLRREGPSRLCYAGSVLHAQPRALSSSRSPIQLGAELYGDASPSSDVEVISLMLAMLQLADVPDVHMDLGHVGIYRGLARAAGLSGEVEQQLFDALQRKAIDEVVALTEGVPADLAGMLRALVDLCGGREVLVAARERLANAPAPVLAALDDVLAIAERLSARFPQLPLYFDLGELRGYHYHTGVVFAVFVPGVGQAIAQGGRYDDIGADFGRARPATGFSTDLKTLVTLGRAEVELPSGGIWMPDSTDAALWQQVCQLRSEGQRVVQALPGQPLAAAREADCDRQLILQNGLWQVSPLAS; encoded by the coding sequence ATGGCAACGGTAGACCGCTGGCTGCTGCCAGATGGCATCGAAGAAGTACTGCCACCAGAAGCTGCGCGCATTGAAGTAGCGCGTCGCCAGGTGTTGGATCTGTTCCAGAGCTGGGGTTACGAGTTTGTCGTGACTCCCCATATTGAGTACCTGGAATCCCTGCTGACCGGCGCGGGCCAGGACCTGGATCTGCGCACCTTTAAGGTCATTGACCCGCAATCGGGTCGGCAAATGGGCTTCCGGGCTGACATCACGCCGCAAGTGGCGCGTATTGATGCACATACCCTGCGCCGCGAAGGCCCAAGCCGTCTGTGCTACGCCGGCAGCGTGCTGCACGCGCAGCCGCGAGCCTTGTCGTCTTCCCGTAGCCCGATTCAGCTGGGCGCCGAGTTGTACGGTGATGCCAGCCCGAGCAGCGACGTTGAAGTGATCAGCTTGATGTTGGCCATGCTGCAACTGGCGGATGTGCCGGATGTGCACATGGACCTGGGTCACGTCGGTATCTACCGTGGCCTGGCCCGTGCGGCCGGCTTGTCAGGTGAAGTTGAGCAGCAGTTGTTCGATGCCCTGCAACGCAAGGCTATCGATGAAGTGGTTGCCCTCACCGAGGGTGTGCCTGCTGACCTCGCCGGCATGCTGCGCGCGCTGGTTGATCTGTGTGGTGGCCGTGAAGTGCTGGTGGCTGCACGTGAGCGCCTGGCCAATGCGCCGGCGCCAGTGCTGGCGGCGCTGGATGACGTGCTGGCGATTGCCGAGCGCTTGTCGGCGCGGTTCCCGCAGTTGCCGCTGTATTTTGACCTGGGTGAGTTGCGCGGCTACCACTACCACACCGGTGTGGTGTTCGCAGTGTTTGTGCCGGGTGTTGGCCAGGCCATCGCCCAAGGCGGTCGTTATGACGATATCGGCGCCGACTTCGGTCGTGCACGTCCGGCGACTGGCTTTTCCACCGATTTGAAAACCCTGGTGACCCTGGGGCGTGCTGAGGTCGAGCTGCCGTCTGGTGGCATCTGGATGCCCGACAGTACGGACGCAGCACTCTGGCAGCAGGTTTGCCAGTTGCGCAGTGAGGGTCAGCGTGTTGTCCAGGCTTTGCCTGGGCAGCCATTGGCCGCCGCCCGTGAAGCGGACTGCGACCGGCAATTGATTCTGCAGAACGGGCTTTGGCAAGTATCGCCACTGGCTTCTTGA
- a CDS encoding adenylosuccinate synthase, giving the protein MGKNVVVLGTQWGDEGKGKIVDLLTEHAAAVVRYQGGHNAGHTLVIDGEKTVLHLIPSGVLREGVQCLIGNGVVVAPDALLREITKLEEKGVPVRERLRISPSCPLILSFHVALDQAREKARGELKIGTTGRGIGPAYEDKVARRGLRVGDLLNMPRFADKLRELVEYHNFMLVGYYKEPAIDFETTLAECKEYAELLKPLMLDVTAELHDLRRAGKDIMFEGAQGSLLDIDHGTYPYVTSSNTTAGGVATGSGVGPMFLDYILGITKAYTTRVGSGPFPTELFDEVGAHLAKQGHEFGATTGRARRCGWFDAVILRRAIDVNSISGICLTKLDVLDGLEAINICVGYKDAEGKDVAPTDADSYVGLQPVYEEVPGWTESTVGAKTLEELPANARAYIKRVEELIGAPIDIISTGPDRNETIVLRHPFA; this is encoded by the coding sequence ATGGGTAAGAATGTCGTAGTCCTGGGCACCCAATGGGGTGATGAGGGCAAAGGCAAGATCGTTGATCTGCTGACCGAACATGCTGCCGCCGTAGTGCGCTACCAAGGTGGCCACAATGCTGGCCACACCCTGGTCATCGATGGCGAAAAAACCGTCTTGCACCTGATTCCGTCGGGCGTCCTGCGCGAAGGCGTGCAGTGCCTGATCGGTAACGGCGTGGTGGTTGCACCTGACGCCCTGCTGCGTGAAATCACCAAGCTGGAAGAGAAAGGCGTACCGGTGCGTGAGCGCCTGCGTATCAGCCCGTCCTGCCCGCTGATCCTGTCCTTCCACGTAGCGCTGGACCAGGCCCGTGAAAAGGCCCGTGGCGAGCTGAAGATCGGCACCACCGGTCGCGGCATCGGCCCTGCGTACGAAGACAAAGTGGCGCGTCGTGGCCTGCGTGTGGGCGACCTGCTGAACATGCCGCGTTTTGCAGACAAGCTGCGTGAACTGGTGGAATACCACAACTTCATGTTGGTTGGTTACTACAAAGAGCCGGCCATCGACTTCGAAACCACCCTGGCCGAGTGCAAGGAATACGCCGAGCTGCTCAAGCCGCTGATGCTGGACGTGACTGCCGAGCTGCACGACCTGCGTCGCGCCGGCAAAGACATCATGTTCGAAGGCGCCCAAGGTTCGTTGCTCGACATCGACCACGGCACCTACCCGTACGTGACCAGCTCCAACACCACCGCCGGTGGCGTTGCTACTGGTTCGGGCGTTGGTCCTATGTTCCTGGACTACATCCTGGGCATCACCAAGGCTTACACCACTCGCGTAGGTTCGGGTCCGTTCCCGACCGAGCTGTTCGACGAAGTCGGTGCGCACCTGGCCAAGCAAGGTCACGAGTTTGGCGCGACCACTGGCCGTGCCCGTCGTTGTGGTTGGTTTGACGCCGTTATCCTGCGTCGCGCAATCGATGTGAACAGCATTTCGGGCATCTGCCTGACCAAGCTGGACGTGCTCGACGGTCTGGAAGCCATCAACATCTGCGTCGGCTACAAAGACGCAGAAGGCAAGGACGTTGCTCCGACCGACGCTGACAGCTACGTAGGCCTGCAGCCTGTGTACGAAGAAGTGCCGGGTTGGACCGAATCGACCGTGGGCGCCAAAACCCTGGAAGAACTGCCAGCCAACGCGCGTGCTTACATCAAACGCGTTGAAGAACTGATCGGCGCGCCGATTGACATTATTTCGACGGGCCCGGACCGCAACGAGACCATCGTTCTGCGTCACCCGTTCGCTTAA